Below is a window of Fervidobacterium pennivorans DSM 9078 DNA.
TTGATTGACAGCGTATGCAAAAAGATAGATTACGTGAAGAACTTATGCGAAAAACTGGGTTTAATTAATGTGGAATTAATGTGCGTCAGAGCCGAAGAACTTAAAGATAAAGGAAATTTCAGGGAAAGTTTTGACAGTGCGGTATCCAGAGCTGTTTCGAAGATAGCAACTGTTTTAGAACTCACAGCACCATATGTAAAAGTTGGCGGGAAGCTTCTTCTCTACAAAGGGCCCGGATACAATGAAGAATTAGGTCAGGCAGTGAACGCTATGAAAGAGCTGGGAGTAAAACTGTCAGAAGTTAGAAAGTACAGTATTTTGGGGAAAGATAGGTTTTTGATTATCTTTGAGAAAACATCGCCAACTCCAGAAAAGTATCCGCGAAAAGTTGGAATACCAGAGAAAAGGCCTATCAGATAGT
It encodes the following:
- the rsmG gene encoding 16S rRNA (guanine(527)-N(7))-methyltransferase RsmG; its protein translation is MEKIELVKKYVEELVNAPINLVGYRDFNEAFHYLYMDSVLAVKPEDLGNTFLDVGTGGGVPGVFLSIEFGVHGFLIDSVCKKIDYVKNLCEKLGLINVELMCVRAEELKDKGNFRESFDSAVSRAVSKIATVLELTAPYVKVGGKLLLYKGPGYNEELGQAVNAMKELGVKLSEVRKYSILGKDRFLIIFEKTSPTPEKYPRKVGIPEKRPIR